One genomic segment of Burkholderia pyrrocinia includes these proteins:
- a CDS encoding GMC family oxidoreductase: MQYDYIIVGGGSGGSSLAGRLADACPDATIALIEAGSHTERNLLVNMPVGIAALVPFKLGTNYGYETVPQPGLGGRRGYQPRGRGMGGSSAINAMIYTRGHPGDYDEWAQLGATGWGWQDVLPYFRRAEGNERGADAWHGADGPLSVSDLRFRNPFSERFIQAAHAAGYPLNDDFNGATQEGVGFYQVTHRDGSRCSVARAYIYGRNRPNLHVITDATVLRVGFDGKRAVGVAVSRNGRVETLGARAEVILSAGAFNSPQLLMCSGIGPAEQLRRHGIAVVQDAPDVGTNLIDHIDFIINTRVNSSELVGVCLRGIAKMTPALARYFSSRTGMMTSNVAEAGGFIKSDPSLERPDLQLHFCTALVDDHNRKMHWGFGYSLHVCALRPFSRGTVALASGDARDAPLIDPRFFSDARDLDLLVRGTQAMRRILSQAPLASQGGRELYTRADQSEAELRATIVAHADTIYHPVGTCRMGSDARAVVDPQLCVRGVEGLRVVDASVMPTLVGGNTNAPSVMIGERAADFIVAARKGGVPRGEAAAAVHGR; this comes from the coding sequence ATGCAATACGACTACATCATCGTCGGCGGCGGTTCGGGCGGTTCGAGCCTGGCAGGCCGCCTCGCCGATGCCTGCCCCGATGCGACGATCGCGCTGATCGAGGCCGGCTCGCATACGGAGCGCAACCTGCTCGTCAACATGCCGGTCGGCATCGCGGCGCTGGTGCCGTTCAAGCTCGGCACGAACTACGGCTACGAGACGGTGCCGCAGCCGGGCCTCGGCGGGCGGCGCGGCTACCAGCCGCGCGGGCGCGGGATGGGCGGCTCGAGCGCGATCAACGCGATGATCTATACGCGCGGCCACCCGGGCGACTACGACGAGTGGGCACAGCTCGGCGCGACAGGCTGGGGCTGGCAGGACGTGCTGCCGTATTTCCGCCGCGCGGAAGGCAACGAGCGCGGCGCCGATGCGTGGCACGGCGCGGATGGGCCGCTGTCGGTGTCCGATCTGCGCTTTCGCAATCCGTTCTCCGAACGATTCATCCAGGCCGCGCACGCGGCCGGCTATCCGCTGAACGACGACTTCAACGGCGCGACGCAGGAAGGCGTCGGTTTCTATCAGGTCACGCACCGCGACGGCTCGCGCTGCAGCGTCGCGCGTGCTTACATCTACGGCCGTAACCGGCCGAACCTGCACGTGATCACCGACGCGACGGTGTTGCGCGTCGGCTTCGACGGCAAGCGCGCGGTCGGCGTCGCGGTATCGCGCAACGGCCGTGTCGAGACGCTCGGCGCGCGCGCGGAAGTGATTCTGTCGGCCGGCGCGTTCAATTCGCCGCAACTGCTGATGTGTTCGGGGATCGGCCCGGCGGAGCAATTGCGCCGCCACGGGATCGCGGTCGTGCAGGATGCGCCGGACGTCGGCACGAACCTGATCGACCACATCGACTTCATCATCAACACGCGCGTGAATTCGTCGGAACTGGTCGGCGTGTGCCTGCGCGGGATCGCGAAGATGACGCCCGCGCTCGCGCGCTATTTCTCGAGCCGCACGGGGATGATGACGAGCAACGTCGCGGAGGCCGGCGGCTTCATCAAGAGCGATCCGTCGCTCGAACGTCCCGACCTGCAACTGCATTTCTGCACGGCGCTCGTCGACGACCACAACCGCAAGATGCACTGGGGCTTCGGCTATTCGCTGCACGTGTGTGCGCTGCGGCCGTTCAGCCGCGGCACGGTGGCGCTCGCGAGCGGCGATGCGCGCGACGCGCCGCTGATCGATCCGCGTTTCTTCAGCGATGCGCGCGATCTCGACCTGCTCGTGCGCGGCACGCAGGCGATGCGCCGCATCCTGTCGCAGGCGCCGCTCGCGTCGCAGGGCGGGCGCGAGCTGTACACGCGGGCGGACCAGAGCGAAGCCGAGTTGCGTGCGACGATCGTCGCGCATGCCGACACGATCTATCACCCGGTCGGCACGTGCCGGATGGGCTCCGATGCGCGTGCGGTCGTCGATCCGCAACTGTGCGTGCGCGGCGTCGAAGGGTTGCGCGTGGTGGATGCGTCGGTCATGCCGACGCTGGTCGGCGGGAACACGAATGCGCCGTCGGTGATGATCGGCGAACGCGCGGCGGACTTCATCGTTGCCGCGCGCAAGGGCGGCGTACCGCGCGGCGAGGCGGCTGCCGCGGTGCACGGCCGCTGA
- the fliI gene encoding flagellar protein export ATPase FliI encodes MVTRPPESLAHDGMTPLERELALASFGPAAAHDTAHDAKPHAAAAASGTTPRAPHNPHLAHWRTHLNGLAARSHRALPLRPCGRLTRAAGLVLEAIGLRLSVGAECTIELPPGSTLPHAEAEVVGFAGDRLFLMPTTDVAGVLPGARVWPRESAPVTDPLAGAKRLPVGWEMLGRVVDASGRPLDGLGPLASKVDAPLSAPSINPLEREPIHHVLDVGVRAINALLTVGRGQRMGLFAGSGVGKSVLLGTMARYTSAEVIVIGLIGERGREVKEFIEQILGEDGLARSVVVAAPADVSPLLRMQGAAYATSLAEYFRDQGKHVLLLMDSLTRYAMAQREIALAIGEPPATKGYPPSVFAKLPALVERTGNGPEGGGSITAFYTVLTEGDDQQDPIADSARAILDGHIVLSRTLAEAGHYPAIDIEASISRAMTALIDETHLDHVRQFKQMLSRYQRNRDLIAVGAYAPGRDAQLDRAIALYPRIEAFLQQGFRECAPFASSLAGLDALFDAYGG; translated from the coding sequence GTGACGCGGCCGCCCGAATCGCTCGCGCATGACGGCATGACGCCGCTCGAACGCGAGCTCGCGCTCGCATCGTTCGGCCCCGCTGCCGCACACGACACCGCACACGACGCGAAGCCGCACGCAGCGGCCGCCGCATCCGGCACCACGCCGCGCGCGCCGCACAATCCGCATCTCGCGCACTGGCGCACGCACCTGAACGGGCTCGCCGCGCGCAGCCACCGCGCGCTGCCGCTGCGGCCGTGCGGGCGCCTCACGCGCGCGGCGGGCCTCGTGCTCGAGGCGATCGGGCTGCGCCTGTCGGTCGGTGCCGAATGCACGATCGAATTGCCGCCCGGCAGCACGCTGCCGCACGCGGAAGCGGAAGTCGTCGGCTTCGCCGGCGACCGCCTGTTCCTGATGCCGACCACCGACGTCGCCGGCGTGCTGCCCGGCGCGCGCGTGTGGCCGCGCGAAAGCGCGCCCGTCACCGATCCGCTCGCGGGCGCGAAGCGGCTGCCGGTCGGCTGGGAGATGCTCGGGCGCGTCGTCGACGCGTCGGGCCGCCCGCTCGACGGCCTCGGCCCGCTCGCGTCGAAGGTCGATGCGCCGCTGTCGGCGCCGTCGATCAATCCGCTCGAACGCGAACCGATCCACCACGTGCTCGACGTCGGCGTGCGCGCGATCAACGCGCTGCTCACCGTCGGCCGCGGGCAGCGGATGGGCCTGTTCGCGGGCTCCGGCGTCGGCAAGTCGGTGCTGCTCGGCACGATGGCGCGCTACACGAGCGCGGAAGTGATCGTGATCGGGCTGATCGGCGAACGCGGCCGCGAAGTGAAGGAATTCATCGAACAGATCCTCGGCGAAGACGGGCTCGCGCGCTCGGTCGTCGTCGCGGCGCCGGCCGACGTGTCGCCGCTGTTGCGGATGCAGGGCGCGGCCTACGCGACGTCGCTCGCCGAGTATTTCCGCGACCAGGGCAAGCACGTGCTGCTGCTGATGGATTCGCTGACGCGCTACGCGATGGCGCAGCGCGAGATCGCGCTGGCGATCGGCGAGCCGCCCGCGACGAAGGGCTACCCGCCGTCGGTGTTCGCGAAGTTGCCCGCGCTCGTCGAGCGCACCGGCAACGGGCCCGAAGGCGGCGGCTCGATCACCGCGTTCTACACGGTGCTGACCGAAGGCGACGACCAGCAGGACCCGATCGCCGATTCGGCGCGCGCGATCCTCGACGGCCACATCGTGCTGTCGCGCACGCTCGCCGAGGCCGGCCACTATCCCGCGATCGACATCGAGGCGTCGATCAGCCGCGCGATGACCGCGCTGATCGACGAAACGCATCTCGACCACGTGCGGCAGTTCAAGCAGATGCTGTCGCGCTACCAGCGCAATCGCGACCTGATCGCGGTCGGCGCGTACGCCCCCGGACGCGACGCGCAGCTCGACCGCGCGATCGCGCTCTATCCGCGCATCGAGGCGTTCCTGCAACAGGGCTTTCGCGAATGCGCGCCGTTCGCGTCGAGCCTCGCCGGGCTCGATGCGCTGTTCGATGCTTACGGAGGCTGA
- a CDS encoding flagellar hook-length control protein FliK: MPPLPLLGALIDTAGAALKAARGSGSSGTASAKDTAATTTATAAVPFAQTLKQSVVTRRDAANAGTPGASTTQAASKPAAGTKPSGPDDARSTDDTNATANPNPDAGALAAAAAVQAQLQARTDNATPADTAPAAATAQKAAVSGQPDATAALADHAAKDAAAQPATPASSRDALQAALAKLTGGSGAIAMPAAGATASASASASASASASAPASSASTAAAPLTPKVPTFDRTLADAKGALATQQTPTQVTAQALQADANAQSGAQHALAAAGDATDPAASATLAAGATAAAAAQANLQLSPAASAIATANPHVLAPHVGTADWTDALSQKVVFLSNAHQQSAELTLNPPDLGPLQVVLRVADNHAHALFVSQHAQVRDAVEAALPKLRDAMEAGGLGLGSATVSDGGFASQQQNPQQTFARGQSSRRGHGGSSAVDAPTDAAQSAPAAARVSRAGLVDTFA; this comes from the coding sequence ATGCCTCCCCTGCCCCTGCTCGGCGCGCTGATCGACACCGCCGGCGCCGCACTCAAGGCCGCCCGCGGCTCGGGTTCGTCCGGCACCGCCTCCGCCAAAGACACCGCTGCCACCACGACCGCCACGGCCGCCGTGCCGTTCGCGCAGACGCTGAAGCAAAGCGTCGTCACGCGGCGCGACGCGGCGAACGCCGGCACGCCGGGTGCGTCGACGACGCAGGCCGCGTCGAAGCCGGCCGCCGGCACGAAGCCGTCCGGCCCGGACGACGCCCGGTCGACCGACGACACGAACGCCACCGCCAACCCCAATCCCGACGCCGGCGCACTCGCGGCCGCCGCGGCCGTGCAGGCACAACTGCAGGCACGCACGGACAACGCGACGCCAGCCGATACCGCCCCAGCCGCCGCTACCGCGCAAAAGGCGGCCGTGTCCGGCCAGCCCGACGCGACGGCCGCGCTGGCGGACCACGCAGCCAAGGATGCGGCCGCCCAGCCGGCCACGCCGGCGTCGAGCCGCGACGCGCTGCAAGCGGCGCTCGCCAAGCTGACCGGCGGCTCGGGCGCGATCGCGATGCCCGCGGCCGGCGCAACGGCTTCGGCTTCGGCTTCGGCTTCGGCTTCGGCTTCGGCTTCGGCACCCGCATCGTCTGCATCGACCGCCGCCGCACCGCTGACGCCGAAGGTGCCGACGTTCGACCGCACGCTCGCCGACGCGAAAGGGGCGCTCGCCACCCAGCAGACGCCGACGCAGGTCACCGCGCAGGCGCTGCAGGCCGACGCGAACGCGCAGTCCGGCGCGCAGCATGCGCTCGCGGCAGCCGGCGACGCGACGGACCCGGCGGCCAGCGCGACGCTCGCGGCCGGCGCAACGGCTGCGGCCGCGGCGCAGGCGAACCTGCAGTTGTCGCCCGCCGCGAGCGCGATCGCCACTGCCAACCCGCACGTGCTCGCCCCGCACGTCGGTACCGCCGACTGGACGGACGCGCTGAGCCAGAAGGTCGTATTCCTGTCGAATGCGCACCAGCAGAGCGCCGAACTGACGCTCAACCCGCCCGATCTCGGGCCGCTGCAGGTGGTGCTGCGCGTCGCGGACAACCACGCGCATGCGCTGTTCGTGTCGCAGCACGCACAGGTGCGCGACGCGGTCGAAGCCGCGCTGCCGAAGCTGCGCGATGCGATGGAAGCGGGCGGGCTCGGGCTCGGCAGCGCGACAGTCAGCGACGGCGGCTTCGCGTCGCAGCAGCAGAACCCGCAACAGACCTTCGCCCGCGGCCAGTCGTCGCGGCGCGGGCACGGCGGATCGTCAGCCGTCGATGCACCCACCGACGCTGCGCAATCCGCACCGGCCGCCGCGCGCGTGAGCCGCGCGGGCCTCGTCGATACGTTTGCCTGA
- the fliJ gene encoding flagellar export protein FliJ: MAPGFPLQLLLDRAQEDLDTAAKQLGTAQRDRTSAAEQLDALLRYRDEYHARFAQSAQNGMPAGNWRNFQAFIDTLDAAIAQQRNVLAAAEVRIDEARPNWQQKKRTVGSYEILQARGVAQEAQRDARREQRDSDEHAAKLLRMRADAARSS, translated from the coding sequence ATGGCTCCCGGCTTTCCCCTTCAGTTGCTGCTCGACCGCGCGCAGGAAGACCTCGACACGGCCGCGAAGCAGCTCGGTACCGCGCAGCGCGACCGCACCTCGGCCGCAGAGCAGCTCGACGCGCTGCTGCGCTATCGCGACGAATACCACGCGCGCTTCGCGCAATCCGCGCAGAACGGGATGCCGGCCGGCAACTGGCGCAATTTCCAGGCGTTCATCGACACGCTCGACGCGGCGATCGCGCAGCAGCGCAACGTGCTGGCCGCGGCCGAAGTCCGCATCGACGAAGCACGCCCGAACTGGCAACAGAAGAAACGCACCGTCGGCTCGTATGAAATCCTGCAGGCGCGCGGCGTCGCGCAGGAAGCGCAGCGCGACGCCCGGCGCGAACAGCGCGACTCCGATGAACACGCCGCGAAGCTCCTGCGCATGCGGGCCGACGCGGCCCGTTCGTCGTAA